From a region of the Gimesia sp. genome:
- a CDS encoding tyrosine-type recombinase/integrase translates to MRRRKKSAQRKRVGRVSYYLHHGAWYLYYRDGDRPVRLRVADTEDEAEQIAAQVNAQLASSSPTLFSFTSVSFSELRQAFLNHHETVAPSSPATIRRYRSATQHLENYFNECRPSDLAHAIRTDHFVAWLRKQKVSPNGHPNTAKRVLRDKGLRFVLEVCRSVYIYAAQQRFLPPYFENPFSKLNLERMRIEDAKPIFVFDAEDELRFFQKADDWTFPIHFILAKTGLRSGELIHLLIEDVDLENGWLHVRNKPELHWKIKTRRERSVPLIEEAVTVLRRVIGNRTAGPVFIRHQFDPLNSPLGNLDQMALQEELRQRISHADSGSVLTLSQTMEEKLARAVWREAGVIRSERVRTSFIRTAKSAGLKQSSCPKSWRHSFATLLQDANVDPLIRQVTLGHKPSEDARSGGLGMTGVYTHTRATTQKREIERALRFWPQSLAYARRWTNSKKV, encoded by the coding sequence ATGAGACGACGCAAAAAGTCTGCGCAACGCAAACGCGTTGGGCGTGTTTCGTACTATCTGCATCACGGTGCCTGGTATCTTTACTACCGTGATGGAGACCGGCCAGTCCGGTTGCGAGTCGCTGACACAGAGGATGAAGCCGAGCAGATCGCGGCGCAAGTCAATGCGCAGCTGGCTTCGTCCAGCCCTACTCTGTTTTCCTTCACGTCTGTCAGTTTTTCAGAACTGCGACAGGCCTTCCTCAATCATCATGAAACCGTGGCTCCATCCTCTCCGGCCACGATCAGACGCTATCGATCGGCGACCCAGCATCTTGAAAACTATTTCAATGAATGCCGTCCATCTGACCTGGCGCATGCGATACGCACAGACCATTTTGTAGCCTGGCTGAGGAAGCAGAAAGTTTCCCCAAACGGCCATCCCAACACGGCCAAACGGGTACTTCGTGATAAAGGCCTGCGCTTCGTTTTGGAAGTCTGTCGGTCGGTATATATCTATGCCGCCCAGCAACGATTTCTTCCCCCCTACTTCGAAAATCCTTTCTCCAAGCTCAACCTGGAGCGGATGAGAATCGAAGATGCCAAACCCATCTTTGTCTTCGATGCGGAGGATGAACTGAGATTCTTCCAGAAAGCGGATGACTGGACTTTTCCCATCCACTTTATTCTTGCCAAGACAGGATTAAGGTCGGGCGAACTGATCCATCTGCTGATCGAAGACGTCGACCTGGAAAACGGATGGCTGCATGTTCGCAACAAGCCAGAGTTGCACTGGAAAATCAAAACCAGACGCGAACGCTCTGTCCCCTTGATTGAGGAAGCGGTCACCGTCTTACGCAGGGTGATTGGTAATCGAACAGCGGGTCCTGTATTTATCCGGCACCAGTTTGATCCCCTCAACTCGCCTTTGGGAAACCTGGACCAGATGGCACTCCAGGAAGAACTTCGGCAACGCATCTCGCATGCTGACTCAGGAAGTGTGCTGACTCTTTCGCAAACCATGGAGGAGAAGCTCGCCCGAGCCGTCTGGCGTGAAGCCGGCGTGATTCGCTCGGAGCGTGTGCGGACATCGTTTATCCGTACCGCCAAGTCTGCAGGTCTGAAACAGTCTTCCTGCCCCAAAAGCTGGCGGCACTCTTTTGCCACACTGCTTCAGGATGCCAACGTCGATCCACTCATTCGTCAGGTCACACTGGGGCATAAACCGAGCGAGGACGCCCGCAGTGGCGGTCTGGGGATGACAGGCGTGTATACGCACACTCGCGCCACCACGCAGAAGCGAGAGATCGAACGTGCTCTTCGCTTCTGGCCCCAGTCTCTCGCTTATGCGAGGCGATGGACCAATTCTAAAAAAGTCTGA
- a CDS encoding tetratricopeptide repeat protein, with amino-acid sequence MKRSICFSLMALAGSLLWGTASASAADTVYTNSGSPQLGDVSGYTKTELSLKRGSTTEKIPANDIERIRWDGEPPQLNIARNQEQNGNYTEALAEYKKAESGASENLKKNLQFMIARASLKKAQSNAAELDNAIKLLDAFIKANPDHFRYYPAEKLLGEAYLAKKDFANANTAFGKVERSPWKDYQMDAKNMKARVLLAQGNTKGALDAFNAVAKMDGKSEGELASKRAAQLGSALCLEKEGKPKEAIQLLDDMIKNVNSQQKALLAEAYIKKGDCYQALGESKEALIAYLHVDVLFPSEPGLHAEALYHLSNLWGKVQKPERGAEARAVLQQQYPDSEWSQKASGS; translated from the coding sequence ATGAAACGTTCCATCTGTTTCAGTTTGATGGCGTTAGCAGGCTCACTGCTCTGGGGCACCGCATCCGCGTCTGCTGCAGATACCGTTTATACTAATTCAGGCAGTCCGCAGCTGGGTGATGTCAGTGGCTACACCAAGACGGAACTGTCACTCAAACGCGGTTCGACCACCGAAAAGATCCCTGCGAATGATATTGAACGGATTCGCTGGGACGGGGAACCGCCGCAGCTGAATATCGCCCGTAACCAGGAACAGAACGGCAACTATACTGAAGCCCTGGCCGAATATAAAAAAGCCGAGTCTGGCGCAAGCGAGAATCTGAAGAAGAACCTGCAGTTCATGATTGCCCGGGCCAGTCTGAAAAAGGCCCAGTCCAATGCTGCCGAGCTGGACAACGCGATTAAACTGCTCGACGCTTTTATCAAAGCCAATCCCGATCACTTCCGCTATTACCCCGCGGAGAAGCTCCTCGGGGAAGCCTATCTGGCCAAAAAAGATTTTGCCAATGCGAACACGGCCTTTGGAAAAGTGGAACGGTCTCCCTGGAAAGACTACCAGATGGATGCCAAAAACATGAAGGCGCGTGTCCTGCTGGCCCAGGGGAACACCAAAGGTGCTCTGGACGCCTTCAATGCCGTCGCCAAAATGGATGGCAAATCCGAAGGTGAACTGGCCAGCAAACGAGCCGCTCAACTGGGCAGCGCCTTATGCCTGGAAAAAGAGGGGAAACCCAAAGAAGCGATCCAGCTGCTGGATGACATGATCAAGAATGTCAACTCTCAGCAGAAAGCCCTGCTGGCAGAAGCTTATATCAAAAAAGGTGACTGCTACCAGGCACTGGGTGAATCCAAAGAAGCTCTGATTGCTTATCTGCATGTCGACGTCCTGTTCCCGTCTGAACCTGGTCTGCACGCAGAAGCGCTGTACCACCTCTCCAATCTCTGGGGAAAAGTGCAGAAGCCAGAGCGGGGTGCGGAAGCACGAGCCGTCCTGCAGCAGCAGTATCCGGACAGCGAATGGTCGCAAAAAGCCTCAGGAAGCTAA
- a CDS encoding MotA/TolQ/ExbB proton channel family protein, with protein sequence MMMGNSLERNQTSLTYRSLSLFLLLAVLMTPLGLTARSFAYQDEAAPAGEAPAANEAPAGEAPAAGEAPAGEAPAAGGAQPAANGAAPAAASESFLSWMIRASGFFGLILLLLSFLMVALIMANVLSIRRDNLMPPDLIGAFEEKLNNKDYQGAFELAKSDDSFVARVLAAGLSKLNQGYSEAVEGMQEVGEDENMAMEHKLSYLALIGAIAPMIGLMGTVYGMILSFQTIANSATSPKPSELADGISTALFTTLEGLTVAIPAMIFYSLLRNRVARFSLEVGMISESLMNRFSSSSK encoded by the coding sequence ATGATGATGGGGAATTCCTTGGAACGGAATCAGACTTCACTGACTTACCGCAGCCTGAGCCTGTTTTTACTGCTAGCCGTCCTGATGACACCGCTGGGGCTGACCGCCCGCAGTTTTGCTTACCAGGATGAAGCTGCTCCTGCCGGTGAAGCACCTGCCGCTAACGAAGCCCCCGCTGGTGAAGCACCCGCGGCTGGAGAGGCCCCTGCCGGCGAAGCTCCGGCAGCCGGTGGAGCTCAACCTGCTGCCAACGGTGCCGCACCTGCTGCTGCCTCTGAAAGCTTCCTGTCCTGGATGATTCGGGCTTCGGGTTTCTTCGGTCTGATCCTGTTGCTGCTATCCTTCCTGATGGTTGCCTTGATCATGGCTAACGTACTTTCGATTCGTCGCGACAACCTGATGCCACCGGATCTGATCGGTGCCTTCGAAGAAAAGCTGAATAACAAAGATTACCAGGGGGCCTTCGAGCTGGCTAAAAGCGATGACTCATTCGTTGCCCGCGTACTGGCAGCGGGACTGAGCAAACTGAATCAGGGTTACTCAGAAGCCGTCGAGGGGATGCAGGAAGTCGGTGAAGACGAAAACATGGCCATGGAACACAAGCTGAGCTACCTGGCTCTGATTGGTGCCATCGCTCCCATGATCGGGCTGATGGGTACGGTGTATGGTATGATTTTGAGCTTCCAGACCATCGCTAACTCGGCAACTTCCCCCAAACCTTCCGAACTGGCTGACGGTATTTCGACCGCGTTGTTCACCACACTGGAAGGTCTGACTGTTGCGATTCCCGCGATGATTTTCTACAGCCTGTTGCGAAACCGGGTTGCCCGCTTCTCACTGGAAGTCGGCATGATCAGCGAAAGCCTGATGAACCGTTTCTCTTCCAGCAGTAAATAA
- a CDS encoding biopolymer transporter ExbD, whose product MKIKSKKPAVADVDMTPMIDIVFQLIAFFMVITNFEQIQADERVKLPSDSLAKPPEVKAADELVLNIGFDRNTQGEITDPEAYIFYNGEQIPVLKFGPKLEQEARIYKQKNQDPKEVPVILRADALVKTGLIQDLIKLAQENGFTKFAFKATQKIQ is encoded by the coding sequence ATGAAAATCAAATCAAAGAAGCCGGCTGTCGCTGATGTTGACATGACTCCCATGATCGACATCGTCTTTCAGCTCATTGCATTCTTCATGGTGATTACCAACTTCGAACAGATCCAGGCCGACGAACGGGTGAAACTCCCTTCCGACTCACTGGCCAAACCACCCGAAGTCAAAGCCGCTGATGAACTGGTTCTGAACATCGGCTTCGACCGGAACACGCAGGGCGAAATCACCGACCCCGAAGCCTATATCTTTTATAATGGCGAACAGATCCCGGTGCTGAAATTCGGCCCTAAACTGGAACAGGAAGCCCGTATCTACAAGCAGAAGAACCAGGATCCTAAAGAGGTACCTGTGATTCTGCGAGCCGATGCGCTTGTAAAAACGGGGCTGATTCAGGATTTGATCAAGCTCGCCCAGGAGAACGGTTTCACCAAGTTTGCCTTCAAGGCGACACAGAAGATTCAATAA
- a CDS encoding biopolymer transporter ExbD: MKLRSSGREAEKIEPQMAPMIDVVFQLLIFFMLTLNIVEPEGDFNVNMPITDSNTPAEDPNIFPDIKVRLVANEDGSLNTIRLGQVNLGNGPNVFAGLNHEILKIIGKPGNPITKDMEVEIEADYNLHYEYTLKAVSACTGRLDSSAKHIIRYIEKIKFAPPVGGPAAGS; this comes from the coding sequence ATGAAGTTACGCAGCTCAGGCCGGGAAGCAGAAAAAATCGAGCCCCAGATGGCGCCGATGATTGACGTGGTTTTCCAGCTGTTGATCTTCTTCATGCTGACGCTGAACATTGTTGAACCCGAAGGGGATTTCAACGTCAACATGCCGATCACGGACAGTAATACTCCGGCTGAAGACCCGAATATTTTCCCGGATATCAAAGTTCGCCTGGTCGCCAATGAAGATGGCTCACTGAATACGATCCGTCTGGGTCAGGTCAATCTGGGGAACGGTCCCAATGTCTTTGCCGGTCTGAATCATGAGATTCTGAAGATCATCGGCAAACCGGGTAACCCGATCACCAAGGATATGGAAGTCGAAATCGAAGCCGATTACAACCTGCATTACGAATACACCCTGAAGGCCGTCAGTGCCTGTACAGGACGACTTGATTCTTCGGCTAAGCATATTATTCGTTACATTGAGAAGATCAAATTTGCCCCTCCCGTGGGTGGTCCCGCAGCGGGCAGTTAA
- a CDS encoding PIN/TRAM domain-containing protein, with protein sequence MLLISIRVLYAFVCAGAIATYVSSNPPSPVDQYPLIAFVLLMMLTQGVTCLDLLISQKRIEVMSAIYFGLLVGVLLSYLLIQALSPVISKTPWGEGVVMISTLTLPYLCISFLLQTKDDFRFIVPYVEFSRELKGGRPLVLDSSALIDGRIADVVETKILDSEMVVPDFILKEVQDIADSSDKVRRVRGRRGLDILSTLQNNPNVDISMYDAKETEKEKGLTVDQRLVVAAKKLGGRVVTNDFNLNKVASVQGVDVINLNDVANSLKPRYLPGEHIQLKIIKEGESQGQGVGYLDDGTMVVCEQANHLVGRDVDAVVTSVLQSSAGRMIFGRVTESR encoded by the coding sequence ATGTTGTTAATCAGTATTCGAGTGCTCTACGCCTTTGTCTGTGCGGGAGCCATCGCAACGTACGTCAGCTCTAACCCGCCCAGCCCCGTGGATCAGTACCCCCTGATCGCATTTGTGCTGCTCATGATGTTGACCCAGGGCGTCACCTGCCTGGACCTGCTCATCAGCCAGAAGCGCATCGAGGTGATGTCTGCCATTTATTTCGGCCTGCTGGTCGGCGTTCTGCTCAGCTATCTGCTGATCCAGGCTCTAAGCCCGGTAATTTCCAAAACGCCCTGGGGGGAAGGTGTGGTGATGATCTCGACGCTGACGCTCCCCTACCTGTGTATATCGTTTCTCTTACAGACGAAGGACGATTTTCGTTTCATCGTGCCTTACGTTGAGTTCTCACGGGAACTGAAGGGGGGCCGTCCCCTGGTGCTGGACAGTAGCGCCCTGATTGATGGTCGGATTGCCGACGTTGTGGAAACCAAGATCCTTGACTCGGAAATGGTGGTTCCTGACTTCATCCTGAAAGAGGTTCAGGATATTGCCGACAGCAGCGACAAGGTCAGACGCGTCCGTGGCCGTCGGGGCCTGGATATTCTTTCTACTTTACAGAATAACCCGAACGTCGATATCTCGATGTACGACGCCAAGGAGACGGAAAAGGAAAAGGGACTCACCGTCGATCAGCGACTGGTGGTGGCAGCGAAAAAACTGGGGGGGAGAGTTGTGACTAACGACTTCAACCTCAACAAGGTTGCCAGCGTGCAAGGGGTCGATGTGATCAACCTGAACGATGTCGCCAACTCGCTGAAACCGCGTTACCTGCCCGGAGAACATATCCAGTTGAAGATCATCAAGGAAGGTGAATCCCAGGGACAGGGTGTCGGTTACCTGGACGATGGAACGATGGTGGTCTGCGAACAGGCCAATCACCTGGTGGGGCGCGACGTGGATGCCGTGGTAACCAGTGTGCTGCAGAGCAGTGCCGGCCGCATGATCTTTGGCCGCGTCACCGAAAGCCGCTAA
- a CDS encoding NUDIX domain-containing protein, with amino-acid sequence MNERKTNRIGIAVVEHQRQFLIGVRDHSTTLAGHHEFPGGKCEPGEAPDVCAARECLEETGLHVHPAEELLYVEHAYDHADVLLHFWLCHPEPAIPAQLLTEELKGFRWIPAEELPALNFPAANAPLIDLLINAYIRS; translated from the coding sequence ATGAATGAGCGCAAAACGAACCGGATCGGAATTGCCGTTGTGGAACACCAGCGGCAGTTCCTGATCGGTGTTCGTGATCACTCGACGACACTCGCAGGGCACCATGAGTTCCCAGGGGGGAAATGCGAACCCGGGGAAGCCCCGGATGTCTGCGCCGCCCGAGAGTGTCTCGAAGAAACGGGGCTGCATGTTCACCCCGCGGAAGAGTTGCTCTATGTCGAACACGCGTACGATCATGCAGACGTGCTGTTGCATTTCTGGTTATGTCACCCGGAACCAGCTATACCCGCTCAGTTGCTCACAGAAGAACTGAAAGGGTTCCGCTGGATCCCGGCTGAGGAACTTCCCGCCTTAAATTTTCCCGCCGCAAATGCGCCGCTGATTGATCTGCTGATCAATGCCTACATCCGCAGTTGA
- a CDS encoding GNAT family N-acetyltransferase — MGYSITQAQPSDDQEELISLINRNFDKNDSQWFDWSHRQNPFGQNYCWLAREEAAGKLIGSTGLLSRRMNYQGEPLYFGQAEAINIDPEHRSAQAAIKLQRALVSHLPETDFKFVYGMTETAAAVFQRCRYKKVGTFQHWVMPLRSEYKLKNKIANPLVRKGAATFVDLGLRLYSLESRTFLSPRLRTNFEAPFDERFHDLFTRHSQDLITVERTREFLEWRFCQEPTSRFQIMTLENRDQELLGYIVYVIGETGRNGDHAAGIQDFFYQDESVLKTMLAAFIQQCRQIGMDTIVMNYFGRKEIGKLLSRFGFFERKSATQVFVYQNPQYSDLQMDTILAPEHWHLTNAELLS, encoded by the coding sequence ATGGGCTATTCAATCACTCAGGCACAACCGAGTGACGATCAGGAAGAACTGATTTCCCTGATTAATCGGAATTTTGATAAAAATGATTCCCAGTGGTTCGACTGGTCGCATCGACAGAATCCCTTCGGGCAAAACTACTGCTGGCTCGCCCGGGAAGAAGCAGCCGGTAAGCTGATCGGCTCAACGGGGCTGCTCAGTCGACGCATGAATTATCAGGGTGAGCCACTGTATTTTGGTCAGGCCGAGGCGATTAACATTGATCCCGAACATCGCTCTGCCCAGGCTGCCATCAAGTTACAACGAGCATTGGTTTCACATCTTCCGGAAACCGACTTCAAATTCGTGTACGGTATGACAGAAACCGCCGCTGCCGTTTTCCAGCGCTGTCGCTACAAAAAAGTCGGCACCTTCCAGCACTGGGTTATGCCGCTGCGCAGCGAGTATAAGCTCAAAAATAAAATCGCGAACCCACTAGTGAGAAAAGGAGCAGCCACCTTTGTTGATCTGGGGCTGCGTCTCTATTCACTGGAGTCTCGAACGTTCCTGTCACCGCGTCTCAGAACCAATTTTGAAGCCCCCTTTGATGAACGCTTCCATGATCTGTTCACTCGGCATTCACAGGATTTGATCACAGTAGAGCGGACGCGTGAATTTCTGGAATGGCGGTTTTGTCAGGAGCCGACTTCCCGATTCCAGATTATGACGCTGGAAAACAGAGATCAGGAACTGCTGGGATACATCGTGTACGTGATCGGCGAGACAGGCAGAAACGGAGACCACGCTGCCGGGATTCAGGACTTCTTCTACCAAGATGAATCAGTTCTTAAAACAATGCTGGCTGCTTTTATTCAGCAGTGCCGGCAGATTGGAATGGATACGATCGTCATGAATTATTTCGGTCGAAAAGAAATCGGGAAACTGTTATCCCGCTTCGGTTTTTTCGAACGGAAGTCGGCGACTCAGGTTTTCGTATATCAGAACCCTCAGTACTCTGATTTACAGATGGATACGATCCTCGCCCCGGAACACTGGCATCTGACCAACGCAGAGTTGCTGTCTTAA
- a CDS encoding PQQ-binding-like beta-propeller repeat protein, which yields MSGGFLDDNAFSDQRPRRTDSYEINDLLFLGFNSRVMALDRDTGALIWSWKAPKGRSGYVAVMVDEEQLFVSIDGYTYCLDPFSGNQLWFNGLKGFGYGIPTLATAGNHTNSAGAAEMRAREQRRRNNNA from the coding sequence ATGAGTGGCGGATTTCTGGATGACAATGCGTTCTCCGATCAAAGACCACGCAGAACCGACTCTTACGAGATCAACGATCTGCTCTTCCTCGGATTCAACTCGCGTGTCATGGCATTAGACCGGGACACCGGCGCATTGATCTGGAGCTGGAAAGCGCCTAAGGGACGCTCCGGCTATGTTGCGGTCATGGTGGATGAAGAACAGCTGTTTGTCTCGATTGATGGATACACTTACTGTCTCGATCCCTTCAGTGGGAATCAGCTCTGGTTCAATGGCCTCAAAGGCTTCGGTTATGGTATCCCCACCCTGGCAACTGCTGGTAACCATACCAACTCGGCCGGAGCCGCCGAAATGCGGGCTCGCGAACAGCGCAGGCGGAACAATAACGCCTAA
- a CDS encoding tetratricopeptide repeat protein, which produces MKRQIAGMLVGFFLVSGCGAESQPAARQAVKSDKTQSAEQKQPAQQGTVAVNSEASAKPAATPSTSEPAAQQASVDQAAQKKAEELFLQARALIKQGKLPDATRVLNSAITLNPQVAKYYFHRGSAWADLKQDANAIVDLTKAIDMQPGVAQYYYTRALFFMTRGGGQLALNDFTKAIELKPDSHHAYNNRGLLFATSGKLKEARADFEQVLKIKPDSLDAMNNLGFTLMNLGEGEESIKILNKVIQENPKYLNAYDNRGLAWQKQKKYDKAIADFTKAIELSPQNQKFYRQRMSAYESAGDKKKADADKQKLVWLQQLATINERLVKDPENTELLLERAQFFLASEERESAMQDYAKIVELTQDTGRGYLIRGALYLEEKELDRCIQECSRSIKIQPNPEAYSVRGDAFMQRGDLDHALRDFERARRIDEVVAQAYLKRSENYKKQGKHKLAAEDFERAVAIDPSLGPEKLNKEKTAAKPVIRPID; this is translated from the coding sequence ATGAAGCGTCAGATTGCAGGGATGCTGGTCGGTTTCTTTCTGGTAAGTGGATGTGGTGCTGAGTCGCAACCGGCTGCACGACAAGCAGTTAAATCAGATAAAACACAATCCGCGGAGCAAAAGCAGCCTGCGCAGCAGGGCACAGTTGCCGTGAATTCGGAGGCCAGTGCGAAGCCAGCTGCGACACCATCTACCTCTGAACCTGCGGCACAGCAGGCGTCAGTCGATCAGGCCGCTCAGAAGAAAGCGGAAGAGCTGTTCCTGCAGGCACGTGCCTTGATTAAACAGGGCAAGCTGCCTGACGCGACGCGGGTGCTCAACTCGGCGATCACGCTGAATCCCCAGGTCGCCAAATACTATTTCCATCGAGGCAGCGCCTGGGCAGACCTGAAGCAGGACGCCAACGCCATCGTGGACCTGACCAAAGCCATCGACATGCAGCCAGGCGTTGCTCAGTATTATTATACACGGGCATTATTTTTCATGACCCGGGGCGGCGGTCAGCTCGCGCTGAACGATTTCACCAAGGCAATCGAGCTCAAGCCGGACAGTCATCATGCCTACAATAACCGTGGGTTGCTCTTCGCGACGTCTGGCAAGCTTAAAGAGGCCCGGGCCGATTTCGAGCAGGTTCTCAAGATCAAACCCGACAGCCTGGATGCCATGAACAACTTGGGATTCACACTGATGAATCTGGGAGAGGGCGAAGAGTCCATTAAGATCTTAAACAAAGTCATTCAGGAAAACCCGAAGTATCTGAATGCCTATGACAACCGGGGACTGGCCTGGCAGAAGCAGAAAAAATATGACAAGGCCATTGCCGACTTCACCAAAGCAATTGAGCTCAGTCCGCAGAATCAGAAGTTTTATCGTCAGCGGATGTCTGCATATGAGTCAGCGGGAGACAAGAAAAAAGCGGATGCGGACAAACAGAAACTGGTCTGGTTGCAGCAACTGGCTACGATCAATGAGCGGCTGGTTAAGGATCCTGAAAATACCGAGTTGCTGCTGGAACGGGCACAGTTCTTTCTCGCTTCAGAAGAACGCGAATCTGCCATGCAGGATTACGCGAAGATCGTCGAACTGACCCAGGATACCGGCCGCGGTTACCTGATTCGGGGCGCACTCTATCTTGAAGAGAAAGAGCTGGATCGTTGTATTCAAGAATGTTCACGTTCCATCAAAATCCAGCCGAATCCCGAGGCTTATTCAGTCCGCGGCGATGCTTTCATGCAACGGGGCGATCTCGATCATGCTTTGCGTGATTTTGAACGTGCCCGCCGGATTGACGAAGTCGTCGCCCAGGCATATCTGAAACGCTCTGAAAATTACAAGAAGCAGGGCAAGCATAAACTGGCGGCTGAAGATTTCGAACGTGCGGTTGCCATCGATCCTTCCCTGGGACCGGAAAAGCTGAATAAAGAGAAAACAGCTGCAAAACCCGTGATCCGTCCCATCGATTAA